A DNA window from Ketobacter sp. MCCC 1A13808 contains the following coding sequences:
- the ispF gene encoding 2-C-methyl-D-erythritol 2,4-cyclodiphosphate synthase yields MFRIGHGYDVHRFGDGDHLVLGGVKIPYQQGFVAHSDGDVALHALADALLGAAALGDIGRHFPDTDARYKGADSRILLRHVLKLVQKEGYRVGNVDVTIVAQAPKMAPHIESMKQNIAADLELAINAVNVKATTTEQLGFAGRKEGIAVHAVALLMAEHR; encoded by the coding sequence ATGTTTCGAATTGGACACGGATACGACGTACATCGCTTCGGAGACGGCGATCATCTGGTATTGGGCGGCGTGAAAATCCCTTATCAGCAGGGTTTTGTGGCGCATTCAGACGGCGATGTTGCTTTGCACGCATTGGCGGACGCTTTATTGGGCGCAGCGGCTTTGGGGGATATTGGCCGTCACTTTCCTGATACGGATGCTCGGTATAAGGGTGCGGACAGCCGCATACTTCTTCGTCATGTACTGAAACTGGTTCAGAAGGAGGGTTATCGGGTGGGTAATGTGGATGTCACTATCGTCGCTCAAGCTCCTAAGATGGCCCCGCATATAGAGAGCATGAAGCAGAATATTGCGGCTGATCTGGAATTGGCGATTAACGCGGTTAATGTAAAAGCCACCACGACAGAACAGCTGGGTTTCGCCGGCCGCAAAGAAGGCATTGCCGTGCATGCGGTGGCATTGCTAATGGCGGAGCACCGATGA
- the ftsB gene encoding cell division protein FtsB: MTDQPQQQWITLPRVLFWILILMFFLLQLRLWIGEGSLADVWRLSGETERQEQENHIVSERNKRLQAEVKNLKEGLDAVEERARTQLGMVKEDETFFLIIDGQQQQ; the protein is encoded by the coding sequence ATGACCGATCAACCCCAACAGCAATGGATCACCTTGCCCCGGGTCCTATTCTGGATCCTGATCCTGATGTTTTTTCTGCTACAACTGCGCCTGTGGATTGGTGAAGGCAGTCTGGCAGACGTGTGGCGCCTGAGTGGCGAAACTGAGCGGCAGGAACAGGAAAACCACATCGTCTCTGAACGCAATAAGCGTTTGCAGGCGGAAGTAAAAAACCTCAAGGAAGGACTTGATGCAGTGGAAGAGCGAGCGCGAACCCAGCTGGGTATGGTAAAAGAGGACGAAACTTTTTTTCTTATCATTGACGGCCAACAGCAGCAATAA
- the eno gene encoding phosphopyruvate hydratase has translation MSKILQIRAREVLDSRGNPTVEADVILESGAAGTACAPSGASTGSREALELRDGDKSRYLGKGVLKAVQAINQDIAELLKGKDSLDQKKIDQLMIDADGTENKSKFGANAILAVSLANAKAAAVYKQVPLFQHISEIADGKAGPYSMPVPMMNIINGGEHADNNVDIQEFMIQPVGAPNFAEALRYGAEIFHSLKSVLQARGLSTAVGDEGGFAPDLASNEEALTVIVEAVEKAGYELGKDITLALDCAASEFYKDGKYVLAGDNKVLDSEGFADYLADLCSRYPIASIEDGLDESDWDGWKVLTEKLGDKVQLVGDDLFVTNTQILQQGIDKKIANSILIKFNQIGSLSETLAAIKMAKDAGYTAVISHRSGETEDATIADLAVATAAGQIKTGSLCRSDRVAKYNQLLRIEEIIGDIAPYKGRAEFTALK, from the coding sequence ATGTCTAAGATCCTTCAAATCCGCGCTCGCGAAGTTCTTGATTCTCGTGGTAATCCCACGGTAGAAGCCGACGTCATTCTTGAATCCGGGGCAGCAGGTACAGCTTGTGCACCGTCCGGTGCCTCTACCGGTTCCCGTGAAGCATTGGAACTACGGGATGGAGATAAATCCCGTTACCTGGGCAAAGGCGTATTAAAAGCGGTTCAGGCGATAAACCAAGATATCGCCGAGCTGTTGAAAGGTAAGGACTCCCTGGACCAGAAAAAAATTGATCAGTTGATGATTGATGCGGATGGCACTGAAAACAAATCCAAATTCGGCGCCAACGCCATTCTTGCGGTATCGCTCGCCAATGCCAAGGCGGCAGCGGTCTATAAACAGGTTCCATTATTTCAGCACATCAGTGAAATCGCCGATGGCAAAGCCGGACCCTACAGCATGCCGGTGCCGATGATGAATATCATCAACGGCGGCGAGCATGCCGATAACAACGTAGACATCCAGGAATTTATGATTCAGCCGGTGGGTGCACCGAATTTTGCTGAAGCTCTGCGGTATGGTGCCGAAATCTTTCATTCATTAAAAAGTGTATTGCAGGCTCGTGGCCTGAGTACGGCGGTTGGCGATGAGGGTGGTTTTGCACCGGATCTGGCATCCAATGAAGAAGCATTGACGGTCATTGTGGAAGCGGTAGAAAAAGCCGGCTACGAGTTAGGAAAAGACATAACCCTGGCGTTGGACTGCGCTGCGTCCGAATTTTATAAGGATGGCAAATACGTCCTGGCAGGGGATAACAAAGTACTGGATTCGGAAGGTTTTGCAGATTATCTGGCAGACTTGTGCAGCCGTTATCCGATCGCTTCTATTGAAGACGGCCTGGACGAAAGCGATTGGGATGGATGGAAAGTCCTGACCGAAAAGCTGGGTGACAAAGTCCAGTTGGTCGGCGATGACTTGTTCGTAACCAATACCCAAATCCTGCAGCAGGGTATCGATAAAAAAATTGCTAACAGCATCCTGATCAAGTTCAATCAGATTGGCAGTCTGAGTGAAACTCTGGCCGCCATTAAAATGGCAAAAGATGCAGGTTACACCGCGGTCATTTCTCACCGCTCCGGTGAAACCGAAGACGCTACCATTGCTGACCTGGCGGTAGCCACGGCGGCTGGCCAGATCAAGACCGGTTCACTGTGCCGTTCTGACCGGGTAGCGAAATACAATCAACTACTGCGTATTGAAGAAATTATCGGTGATATCGCGCCCTATAAAGGACGTGCAGAGTTCACAGCTCTGAAGTAG
- the kdsA gene encoding 3-deoxy-8-phosphooctulonate synthase produces the protein MTKTDQKVIELATPDGKILKIGNDLPFVLFGGMNVLESRDMAMTVAEKYVTVTEKLGIPYVFKASFDKANRSSVSSFRGPGLDEGLKIFQEIKSTFNVPLITDVHEPEQAQPVAEVCDIIQLPAFLSRQTDLVVAMAKTGAVINVKKAQFLAPREMKHIIRKCEEAGNDQVILCERGSSFGYNNLVVDMLGFGIMKEFGSPILFDVTHSLQMPGGLAEAAGGRRAQVTELALAGMTQRIAGLFLEAHPDPDKARCDGPCALRLDMLEPFLTQVKAIDELVKGFAALDTE, from the coding sequence ATGACAAAAACAGACCAGAAAGTGATAGAGCTTGCCACCCCTGACGGCAAAATCCTGAAAATAGGAAATGACCTGCCGTTTGTTTTGTTTGGCGGAATGAATGTTCTGGAATCCCGGGACATGGCCATGACAGTGGCAGAAAAATACGTCACGGTTACCGAAAAACTCGGTATTCCTTACGTGTTTAAAGCGTCGTTCGACAAAGCCAACCGGTCATCGGTGAGTTCGTTCCGTGGGCCGGGCCTGGACGAGGGCCTGAAAATATTCCAGGAAATAAAAAGTACCTTTAACGTGCCGTTAATTACCGATGTGCACGAACCGGAGCAAGCGCAGCCGGTAGCGGAGGTCTGCGATATTATTCAGTTGCCTGCATTTTTGTCCCGGCAAACGGATCTGGTGGTTGCCATGGCGAAAACCGGTGCCGTCATCAACGTTAAAAAGGCGCAGTTCCTGGCTCCGCGCGAAATGAAACATATCATTCGCAAATGCGAAGAAGCCGGCAATGATCAGGTGATTCTCTGTGAACGGGGTTCCAGTTTTGGTTACAACAACCTGGTTGTCGATATGCTGGGCTTCGGCATCATGAAAGAATTCGGCAGTCCGATACTGTTTGATGTGACTCATTCACTGCAAATGCCCGGAGGCTTGGCGGAAGCAGCCGGGGGCCGTCGCGCTCAGGTCACAGAGCTGGCGTTGGCCGGTATGACTCAACGTATTGCTGGCCTGTTTCTGGAGGCGCATCCTGATCCGGATAAAGCCCGCTGCGATGGTCCTTGCGCCCTCCGGCTCGACATGCTGGAGCCGTTTCTGACACAAGTCAAAGCCATCGATGAATTAGTGAAAGGTTTCGCGGCGCTGGATACAGAATAA
- the ispD gene encoding 2-C-methyl-D-erythritol 4-phosphate cytidylyltransferase produces the protein MSTSPVIWCVVPAAGVGKRFGASKPKQYLPFHGMTVFESTLQRLLEVQGIQQVVVAISTEDAFFKKLPVARNCKVKSVIGGAERCHSVLNGLRYLSNLGSDQDWVLVHDVARPCVRAADIQKLIEQVIQFDSVGGILGNPVRDTMKRANRVNEIVDTVDRNQLWHALTPQMFRLGALTSALTSALADDVVVTDEAQAMERVGYHPLLVEGHNDNIKITHPQDLPLAELFAQQQTAP, from the coding sequence ATGAGTACATCTCCAGTGATTTGGTGCGTCGTCCCGGCGGCGGGGGTGGGCAAGCGTTTTGGCGCATCGAAACCAAAGCAGTATTTGCCCTTCCATGGCATGACCGTATTCGAATCAACCCTGCAGCGTTTGCTTGAAGTACAGGGAATTCAGCAAGTCGTCGTTGCTATCAGCACCGAAGATGCTTTTTTCAAAAAGCTCCCGGTCGCTCGTAATTGCAAAGTGAAATCCGTGATCGGAGGAGCCGAGCGTTGCCATTCCGTGCTTAATGGTTTGCGTTATTTGTCTAATTTGGGTTCAGATCAGGACTGGGTTTTGGTGCATGATGTGGCCCGTCCCTGTGTGCGCGCAGCGGACATTCAGAAGCTCATCGAACAAGTAATTCAGTTTGATAGCGTTGGCGGGATTCTGGGTAACCCGGTTCGCGATACGATGAAGCGAGCGAACCGGGTTAATGAAATTGTGGACACCGTGGACCGCAACCAGTTGTGGCACGCACTGACACCACAGATGTTTCGTTTGGGCGCTTTAACATCTGCGCTGACGTCAGCCTTGGCGGATGATGTCGTGGTGACCGACGAGGCTCAAGCCATGGAGCGGGTCGGATATCACCCGCTCTTGGTTGAAGGCCACAATGACAATATCAAAATTACCCACCCGCAAGACTTGCCGTTGGCTGAATTGTTTGCACAACAGCAAACTGCCCCGTAA